The following proteins come from a genomic window of Solwaraspora sp. WMMA2065:
- a CDS encoding TerC family protein, with product MNIPAWVWLVSLVVLTAVLIADLLIIVRRPHEPSMRESAGWTVFYIVLAVIFGLGVWATSGGRYAGEFFAGYVTEKSLSVDNLFVFVIIMGRFVVPRKYQQKVLLVGVVLALVLRGGFIAAGAVLISQFSWVFYIFGAFLIYTAIGQLRQPETTDEFSENAVIRWSRRVLPVSGSYDGGRLTTETEAGRRMFTPMLIVMIAIGVTDLIFALDSIPAIFGITQEPYLVFTANVFALMGLRQLYFLLGGLLERLVYLSYGLAVVLGFIGVKLVLEALADNTLFFVNGGDPVGWAPHIPIWLSLTVIFVTLLVTTVASLVKTSRDRKRELADIVK from the coding sequence GTGAACATCCCAGCCTGGGTTTGGCTGGTCAGCCTGGTCGTACTGACCGCGGTGCTGATCGCCGACCTGTTGATCATCGTCCGGCGGCCGCATGAACCGAGCATGCGCGAGTCAGCCGGCTGGACCGTCTTCTACATCGTGCTCGCGGTGATCTTCGGCCTCGGGGTGTGGGCCACGTCCGGCGGGCGGTACGCCGGCGAGTTCTTCGCCGGCTACGTCACGGAGAAGAGCCTTTCCGTCGACAACCTCTTCGTCTTCGTGATCATCATGGGCCGGTTCGTGGTGCCCCGGAAGTACCAGCAGAAGGTGCTGCTGGTCGGCGTCGTGCTGGCGCTGGTGCTGCGAGGCGGGTTCATCGCGGCAGGCGCCGTGCTGATCTCCCAGTTCTCCTGGGTGTTCTACATCTTCGGCGCTTTCCTCATCTACACTGCGATCGGTCAGCTACGCCAGCCCGAGACGACCGACGAGTTCTCCGAGAACGCGGTGATCCGGTGGAGCCGGCGGGTGCTGCCGGTCTCCGGCTCGTACGACGGTGGGCGGCTGACCACGGAGACCGAGGCCGGCCGGCGGATGTTCACGCCGATGCTGATCGTCATGATCGCGATCGGCGTCACCGACCTGATCTTCGCGCTCGACTCGATCCCGGCGATCTTCGGCATCACCCAGGAGCCGTACCTGGTCTTCACCGCCAACGTCTTCGCGTTGATGGGGCTGCGGCAGCTCTACTTCCTGCTCGGCGGCCTGCTGGAACGGCTGGTCTACCTCAGCTACGGCCTGGCTGTGGTGCTGGGCTTCATCGGGGTGAAGCTGGTGCTGGAGGCGTTGGCCGACAACACCCTGTTCTTCGTCAACGGTGGCGATCCGGTCGGCTGGGCACCGCACATCCCGATCTGGCTGTCGCTGACCGTCATCTTCGTGACCCTGCTGGTCACCACGGTGGCCAGCCTGGTCAAGACGTCCCGGGACCGTAAGCGGGAGCTCGCCGACATCGTCAAGTGA
- a CDS encoding antibiotic biosynthesis monooxygenase — MVLEIALVDVQPGREADFAAAYAAGRHLLATTDGCRSVRMTRGVESPSRFVLLVEWDSVDAHEQNFRATDRYLRWRELIGPYFAAPPVVEHFVDLPA, encoded by the coding sequence ATGGTGCTTGAGATCGCGCTGGTCGATGTCCAGCCCGGCCGGGAAGCCGACTTCGCCGCAGCGTACGCTGCCGGCCGCCACCTGCTGGCCACCACTGACGGCTGCCGGTCGGTGCGGATGACCCGGGGGGTGGAGAGTCCCAGCCGGTTCGTACTGCTGGTCGAATGGGACTCTGTCGACGCGCACGAGCAGAACTTCCGCGCCACCGACCGGTACCTGCGGTGGCGGGAACTGATCGGTCCGTACTTCGCCGCGCCGCCGGTGGTCGAACACTTCGTCGACCTGCCGGCGTGA
- a CDS encoding glycosyltransferase, translating into MRIEIVTAGSRGDVAPYTGLGQALLAAGHRVTVTTHGTFDALVTGSGLDFRPLPGDPYAAQLTPGGRRLHRLGGGLRGTAEFVRQGRRYLDDLATGLADVGTDADVLLLATTTAPLGYSVAQRHAIPSIGVFLQPVAPTGDFPPVLLGDRSFGPVGNRALGRGAEAASARAYDHSSRRLRHRLGLPPVPLAALLRQARRSGWPVLHGFSPSVLPRPADWRPGLEVVGYWWPATDPHWTPPPELTGFLDAGPPPVLITFGSMAVLDASLPTLIGTALRRAGVRAIVQAGWGGLRVGYDGARPVSDDGVLAVGDVPHDWLLPRVAAVVHHAGAGTTAAGLRAGVPAVTVPLIADQPFWAARLTRLGVAAEPLPARRLTADRLADAIRTVLDRPTYAERARHLAARIAAEDGHAAVLHAVDRVTRR; encoded by the coding sequence GTGCGGATAGAGATCGTGACCGCTGGTAGCCGGGGCGACGTCGCACCGTACACCGGGCTGGGGCAGGCACTGCTCGCCGCCGGCCACCGGGTCACCGTGACGACCCACGGCACCTTCGACGCGCTGGTGACCGGCAGCGGCCTCGACTTCCGGCCGCTGCCGGGTGACCCGTACGCCGCCCAACTCACCCCCGGCGGGCGGCGGCTGCACCGGCTCGGCGGTGGGCTGCGCGGCACCGCCGAGTTCGTCCGGCAGGGCCGGCGCTACCTCGACGACCTCGCGACCGGGCTGGCCGACGTCGGCACCGACGCCGATGTGCTGCTGCTGGCCACCACGACCGCGCCGCTGGGCTACTCGGTGGCACAGCGACACGCGATCCCGAGCATCGGGGTCTTCCTGCAACCGGTCGCACCGACCGGCGACTTCCCGCCGGTGCTGCTCGGCGACCGGTCCTTCGGGCCGGTCGGCAACCGGGCGCTGGGGCGTGGCGCCGAGGCGGCCAGTGCCCGGGCGTACGACCACTCCTCGCGGCGGCTGCGCCACCGGCTCGGCCTGCCGCCGGTCCCGCTGGCCGCTCTGCTGCGGCAGGCCAGGCGCTCAGGCTGGCCGGTGCTGCACGGGTTCAGTCCGAGCGTGCTCCCCCGACCAGCCGACTGGCGCCCCGGGCTGGAGGTCGTCGGCTACTGGTGGCCGGCCACCGATCCGCACTGGACTCCCCCGCCGGAGCTGACCGGATTCCTGGACGCCGGCCCGCCGCCGGTGCTGATCACCTTCGGCAGCATGGCGGTGCTCGACGCGTCACTTCCGACACTGATCGGTACGGCGCTGCGCCGGGCCGGCGTACGCGCGATCGTGCAGGCCGGTTGGGGCGGGCTGCGGGTCGGCTACGACGGCGCCCGCCCAGTCAGCGACGACGGCGTCCTCGCGGTCGGCGACGTACCGCACGACTGGCTGCTGCCCCGGGTGGCGGCGGTGGTCCACCACGCGGGAGCCGGCACCACCGCCGCAGGGCTACGGGCCGGGGTGCCGGCGGTGACCGTGCCGCTCATCGCCGACCAGCCGTTCTGGGCCGCCCGGCTGACGCGTCTCGGAGTCGCCGCCGAGCCGCTGCCGGCCCGACGGCTCACCGCCGACCGGCTGGCCGACGCCATCCGCACGGTGCTCGACCGGCCCACGTACGCCGAACGGGCCCGGCACCTCGCGGCCCGGATTGCCGCCGAGGACGGGCACGCCGCGGTGCTGCACGCCGTCGACCGGGTCACCCGCCGCTGA